A part of Larkinella insperata genomic DNA contains:
- a CDS encoding TolC family protein, protein MSNKRIWNCLGTVTLMTLINTACQTPALITRTENRTVPASYNTSQDSTNTAKVRWNDFFTDPNLNDLIDLALKNNQELNITLQEIEMSRNEIKARQGEYLPFVTIGGGAGIEKTPRYTRLGALEATTDIKPEKEMPDPLPDFQVGAVARWEVDIWHKLRNAKKAAVSRYLASVEGRNFMATNLIAEIANSYYELLALDSQLAIVRQNIDIQSNALKIVRMEKEATRVTELAVRRFQAQVLNTQNLQYDIQQRIVETENRINFLVGRYPQPVQRNNTDFEKLVPTAIQAGLPSQLLDNRPDVRRAEHELAAAKLDVQVAKANFYPSLGISAGLGTQAFNPIYLTTLPQSLLASLVGDLAGPVVNKNAIKATYASANARQIQAVYNYERTLLNAYIEVANQLSKIDNLGKSYEVKTNEVQALTESITISNRLFSSARADYMEVLLTQRDALESRFDLIETKMQQMNAMVNIYRALGGGWK, encoded by the coding sequence ATGAGCAATAAAAGAATCTGGAATTGCCTGGGGACAGTGACACTCATGACCCTGATCAATACCGCTTGCCAGACTCCGGCGTTAATTACCCGAACAGAAAACAGAACCGTTCCTGCGAGTTACAACACCTCGCAGGACTCAACCAACACGGCGAAGGTCCGGTGGAATGATTTCTTCACCGACCCCAACCTGAACGATCTGATTGATTTGGCGCTGAAAAACAACCAGGAGCTGAACATCACCCTCCAGGAAATTGAGATGTCGCGCAACGAGATCAAAGCCCGTCAGGGGGAATACCTGCCGTTTGTCACCATAGGCGGTGGGGCCGGTATTGAAAAAACGCCCCGCTACACCCGGTTGGGAGCCCTGGAGGCCACCACGGATATCAAGCCGGAAAAGGAAATGCCCGATCCGCTGCCAGATTTCCAGGTGGGCGCGGTTGCCCGGTGGGAGGTCGATATCTGGCATAAACTGCGGAATGCCAAGAAAGCGGCCGTCTCCCGGTATCTGGCTTCCGTAGAGGGGAGAAATTTTATGGCAACCAACCTGATTGCCGAAATCGCCAACTCCTACTACGAACTTTTGGCCCTCGACAGCCAGCTGGCCATCGTGCGGCAGAACATTGACATTCAAAGCAACGCGCTGAAGATTGTCAGGATGGAAAAAGAAGCCACGCGGGTCACCGAACTGGCCGTCCGCCGGTTTCAGGCGCAGGTGCTGAACACCCAGAATCTGCAGTACGACATCCAGCAACGGATTGTAGAAACCGAAAACCGGATCAACTTTCTGGTGGGTCGGTATCCGCAGCCGGTGCAACGGAATAACACGGATTTTGAAAAGCTGGTACCGACCGCCATTCAGGCGGGTCTGCCGTCGCAGTTGCTGGATAACCGTCCGGATGTTAGACGGGCGGAACACGAACTGGCAGCCGCCAAACTGGATGTGCAGGTGGCGAAGGCCAACTTTTACCCATCGCTGGGGATTTCCGCCGGGTTGGGAACTCAGGCCTTTAATCCCATTTACCTGACCACCCTTCCCCAATCCCTGCTGGCTTCGCTGGTGGGTGACCTGGCCGGACCCGTTGTCAACAAAAACGCGATCAAAGCCACGTATGCCAGCGCCAATGCCCGGCAGATTCAGGCGGTTTACAACTACGAACGGACGCTCCTGAATGCCTACATTGAGGTGGCCAATCAGCTGTCGAAGATTGATAACCTGGGCAAAAGTTACGAGGTAAAAACCAACGAAGTACAGGCTCTTACTGAATCAATCACGATTTCAAACCGGCTGTTCAGCTCCGCCCGGGCTGACTACATGGAAGTTCTGCTGACGCAACGGGATGCCCTGGAATCGAGATTTGACCTGATCGAAACCAAAATGCAACAAATGAATGCCATGGTGAATATTTACCGGGCATTGGGTGGAGGTTGGAAATAA
- a CDS encoding SDR family NAD(P)-dependent oxidoreductase, with translation MTLQLKPLKEQVIVVTGASSGIGLVTARMAAKEGASLVLAARTEEALHQLEQEISSQGGRAIVVPADIGQEESSTRIPKPP, from the coding sequence ATGACGTTACAGCTCAAACCCCTCAAGGAACAGGTAATTGTTGTTACGGGCGCTTCCAGCGGCATTGGCCTGGTGACCGCCCGGATGGCGGCCAAAGAAGGTGCGTCCCTGGTCCTGGCGGCCCGAACTGAAGAGGCACTCCACCAACTGGAACAGGAAATCAGCAGCCAGGGCGGACGGGCCATTGTGGTGCCTGCCGACATCGGGCAAGAGGAAAGCAGTACCCGCATTCCGAAGCCGCCGTAG
- a CDS encoding SDR family NAD(P)-dependent oxidoreductase, giving the protein MKRMFDTNFWGSVYGTLTALKHFREQGNPGALIYTGSFFGDRATPVQSTYSASKHALHGFADSLPMELEAEKSPISITMIHPSRTQQSSTRPSPSPEESALYKAGFGMHERGTHEGRIRSRSYYVKATKHPVVTALAVEGLVLGIGALLKNRT; this is encoded by the coding sequence GTGAAGCGCATGTTCGATACCAACTTCTGGGGCTCCGTCTACGGAACGCTCACCGCCTTGAAGCATTTCAGGGAGCAGGGCAATCCCGGCGCCCTGATTTATACCGGCAGCTTTTTCGGGGACCGCGCCACGCCGGTTCAGTCGACTTACTCCGCATCGAAACACGCCCTACACGGCTTTGCGGATTCGCTACCCATGGAGCTGGAAGCCGAAAAATCACCGATTTCGATCACCATGATTCACCCCAGTCGGACACAGCAATCGTCCACGCGGCCCTCGCCCAGTCCGGAAGAAAGTGCGCTGTATAAAGCCGGTTTTGGAATGCACGAACGCGGCACTCACGAAGGCCGGATCCGGTCGAGAAGTTATTACGTCAAAGCAACCAAACATCCGGTCGTAACGGCTTTGGCAGTGGAGGGCCTGGTTCTGGGAATCGGCGCGCTGCTAAAAAACCGGACCTGA
- a CDS encoding response regulator — MNKLSLRVLIVDDNKDYRQLIRWALTSALEHVVIQEMTTGQELVDWLAHHRKQSTAEQMADKCLVTIILLDMHMPGLSGLDTLQSLGDMSDLPYMPVVMLTATLCDQLKHQAYNQGIHLYMVKPIEIGGFYRVVEAVKLCYRDMLRRWEQQEVPPLGSTYH; from the coding sequence ATGAATAAGCTATCCTTACGCGTGCTGATCGTTGATGATAACAAAGATTATCGTCAGTTAATCCGGTGGGCCCTGACCAGTGCACTGGAGCATGTCGTCATTCAGGAAATGACCACCGGTCAGGAACTGGTGGACTGGCTTGCTCACCATCGAAAGCAATCAACTGCTGAGCAAATGGCGGATAAGTGCCTGGTGACAATCATCCTGCTCGATATGCACATGCCCGGGCTTAGTGGGCTGGACACCTTACAATCTTTGGGCGACATGAGCGATCTCCCGTACATGCCCGTCGTGATGCTCACCGCCACCCTGTGTGATCAGCTTAAGCACCAGGCTTACAACCAGGGAATCCACCTTTATATGGTTAAACCCATCGAAATCGGCGGTTTTTACCGGGTCGTCGAAGCGGTGAAGCTTTGTTACCGGGATATGCTTCGCCGTTGGGAGCAGCAAGAAGTCCCTCCTTTGGGCTCAACCTACCATTAA
- a CDS encoding FAD:protein FMN transferase, giving the protein MKHAFLLLLLLGGFSATAQVLRTRTVKLMGSRFDIILVAPDSLTAESHIDTVIAEVTRIENLISDWKEDSQISQVNRNAGIAPVRVDPEVFALTERALHFSQITHGAFDISFAAMDRIWKFDGSMTAMPSPEAVKKSVEKVGYRDILLDQAQSTIFLKRKGMKIGFGALGEGYAADRCRDLMLARGIKAGIVNGSGDMSTWGKQPDGSDWTVGITNPHRKDTLFAVVALRQSAVVTSGSYEKFVVFNGRRYSHIINPRTGYPATGVSSVTVFGPSAETANGFSTSLMVLGQAAGLKLIEKYPNYTYILVTDEGRIFSSPSLALKQTRL; this is encoded by the coding sequence ATGAAGCATGCCTTTCTTCTTTTGTTGCTTTTAGGCGGTTTTAGCGCTACCGCCCAGGTGCTGCGAACGCGAACCGTCAAATTGATGGGTAGCCGGTTTGACATTATCCTGGTTGCTCCGGACAGCCTGACGGCCGAAAGCCACATCGATACCGTCATTGCCGAAGTAACGCGAATTGAAAATCTAATCTCCGACTGGAAAGAAGATTCCCAGATTTCGCAGGTCAACAGGAACGCCGGAATTGCTCCGGTGCGGGTTGATCCTGAAGTATTTGCCCTGACCGAGCGGGCTCTTCATTTCTCCCAAATTACCCACGGCGCCTTTGACATCAGTTTTGCCGCCATGGACCGGATCTGGAAATTTGACGGCTCCATGACGGCCATGCCCAGCCCCGAAGCCGTTAAAAAATCGGTGGAAAAAGTTGGGTACCGGGACATCCTGCTGGACCAGGCGCAGTCCACGATTTTCCTCAAACGCAAAGGTATGAAGATAGGGTTCGGCGCCCTGGGTGAAGGCTATGCGGCCGACCGGTGCCGCGACCTCATGTTGGCCAGGGGCATAAAAGCCGGGATTGTCAACGGTTCGGGCGACATGAGTACCTGGGGAAAACAACCCGACGGCAGTGACTGGACGGTTGGCATCACCAATCCGCACCGCAAAGATACCCTTTTCGCGGTCGTTGCCCTGCGGCAAAGCGCCGTGGTAACATCCGGCAGTTACGAAAAGTTTGTGGTGTTCAACGGCCGGCGGTATTCGCACATCATCAACCCCCGCACGGGTTATCCGGCCACCGGGGTGAGCAGTGTGACGGTTTTTGGGCCCAGCGCCGAAACGGCCAACGGTTTCAGCACGTCGCTGATGGTGCTGGGCCAAGCCGCCGGACTGAAACTCATTGAGAAATACCCCAATTACACCTACATCCTGGTCACCGATGAAGGTCGGATTTTCTCCTCACCCAGTCTGGCGCTTAAACAAACCCGTCTTTAG
- a CDS encoding PadR family transcriptional regulator, translating into MTTLQQELLWRTAKATILQVLRQHGRMYGYQINQAVQDRTDDSLTLSFGLIYPLLHQLERDGALLTQIAEVDGRLRKYYSIRPSGGPSPTRQTTGLEHLTRLMPLILKSSPVWAVCP; encoded by the coding sequence ATGACGACATTGCAACAGGAGCTTCTGTGGAGAACCGCAAAGGCAACCATTCTCCAGGTCTTGCGTCAGCACGGCCGAATGTACGGGTACCAAATCAATCAGGCTGTGCAGGACCGTACCGATGATAGCCTAACGCTATCATTTGGGCTAATTTATCCCCTGCTGCATCAACTGGAACGAGACGGCGCACTGCTGACGCAGATAGCCGAAGTCGATGGGCGGCTGCGCAAATATTATTCCATACGGCCCTCCGGTGGCCCATCGCCCACCCGGCAAACCACTGGCCTCGAACACCTTACCCGGCTGATGCCCCTGATCTTGAAGTCCTCACCAGTCTGGGCGGTTTGTCCATAA
- a CDS encoding GLPGLI family protein yields the protein MKTLMYLLSFLLLTGPLALAQSGTAPSGGAPSSAAPSGEEGVVTYERSQNWAKMYASMPFLSQEEKDREINISKNWEGYKQKMRLYFSPAASLYTYENKDEANDYGYAWRQDEYIINRNFEKERMTDIVETLGKTYVIEDSLNAPKWKVLNQIKEVAGYVCMKATMQDPVKGYKVTAWYAQDLPVPAGPERYFGLPGVILELDLNDGVVLIEAKKVELKSVTKELALPAKIKGRRISDQAFDDMLKKHIAEQIKAQRNPFWSIRY from the coding sequence ATGAAAACCTTGATGTATCTGTTGAGTTTCCTCCTGTTGACCGGTCCGCTGGCCCTCGCCCAGTCGGGGACGGCACCATCCGGTGGGGCACCATCCAGTGCGGCACCATCCGGGGAGGAGGGCGTTGTTACGTATGAACGCTCGCAGAACTGGGCCAAGATGTACGCATCGATGCCTTTTTTAAGTCAGGAAGAAAAGGATCGTGAGATCAACATCTCCAAAAACTGGGAAGGTTACAAACAAAAAATGCGCCTGTATTTCTCGCCTGCGGCCAGCCTCTACACCTATGAAAACAAAGATGAAGCCAACGACTACGGCTATGCCTGGCGGCAGGATGAATACATTATTAACCGCAATTTTGAAAAAGAGCGCATGACGGACATTGTTGAAACGTTGGGCAAAACGTACGTCATCGAAGATTCCCTGAACGCGCCCAAATGGAAAGTGCTCAACCAGATCAAGGAAGTGGCGGGCTACGTCTGCATGAAAGCCACCATGCAGGACCCCGTCAAAGGCTATAAAGTGACGGCCTGGTATGCCCAGGATTTGCCCGTACCGGCGGGACCGGAGCGGTATTTTGGCTTGCCGGGCGTCATTCTGGAACTGGATCTGAACGACGGTGTGGTGTTGATCGAGGCCAAGAAGGTGGAGCTGAAGTCCGTCACCAAAGAACTGGCCTTACCGGCCAAAATCAAGGGCAGACGCATCAGTGACCAGGCGTTTGATGACATGCTGAAAAAGCACATTGCCGAGCAGATAAAAGCCCAGCGAAATCCATTCTGGTCGATTCGCTACTAA
- a CDS encoding TonB-dependent receptor domain-containing protein produces MKYFFLLAGFWLLATGLFAQSPTQPGRFSIQGRVVDTTKAPLPGSSVLLLEPSDSSLVNFTRSGENGAFQFKNIKRKAYLLKITYVGTLPYGQTITPPENNLLDLGAIPLKPISKELFEVVIRTAKAPLSIRGDTIEYNATTFKVPPGSTVEDLLRRLPGVQVDANGNIKAQGQDVKRLTVDGKTFFGSDPKMATKNLQAEAISKVQVFNDQSEKSKLTGVDDGSKQKTMNLELKDEFKKGGFGKVTASGGSAVPAPGAAKGARGEVKANYNKFDAKRQLSLIGLVNNTNQQGMSWDDYQDFRGSNAFNWNDDADFGFSGGFRYWSGEDEDNLGIPIGGDRGRGFSNNAAIGANYNYDTKKNKFSSSYYYSQTRQQLEAKRWQQNFFDGGFLQNDEQSNQINFTGAHRVTLRYERQIDSLQTLVFVNNSRLGVGNSSLSSLTNVLENGINPTSRIIVNNGNRVNSFGTANTLLYRHKFKKKGRSFAASATYQLNTSDGSADLTSDNQFFQSTTVNAFLRQIRQRQLSLTQRSQYKANLQYIEPISKRIFWENFYNFSLRYDELDRDSYNQQESAMTRNDTLSRYYKNNYLYNRLGTGLRYSYKGLNLSVGGAYQQFALDGRYASDESVVPLNRIQRTFSTFVPNVSLNYDLKNNRFLFSSYSMGVQVPSSRDLQPVIDISNPLYISEGNPDLLPALSHNVNVGYNMFNPGSFVNIYGNVYYSYNINQIVYGRNIDPTTGITRTRPENITGGQNAGAYIGGGFPLKKTKATLNMSLSGNLGRSLTPINNVLYQTHNRSISFGPRLELTPGDKLTFYANADWNIGHTRYDLMASQNQRIINNTYGATVTGKLSHEFYLTSNLNYSIYRNPTFGFDQRIPIWNASVYKIMGKSKKAEVRLSAYDMLNRNLGISQNASLNFVSGERVQTLARYFLLSFTYNMRGVSTGNIKQRWF; encoded by the coding sequence ATGAAATACTTCTTCCTGCTGGCGGGTTTCTGGCTGCTGGCGACCGGCCTTTTTGCCCAAAGTCCCACCCAACCTGGGCGTTTCAGTATTCAGGGCCGCGTGGTCGATACTACCAAGGCTCCACTGCCGGGTTCGTCGGTGCTGCTGCTGGAACCGTCCGACTCCTCGCTGGTGAATTTTACCCGTTCGGGTGAAAACGGCGCTTTTCAATTCAAAAACATCAAACGCAAGGCATACCTGCTCAAGATTACCTACGTGGGTACCCTGCCGTATGGCCAGACGATAACCCCGCCGGAAAACAACCTGCTCGATCTGGGTGCTATCCCGCTCAAACCCATTTCCAAAGAACTTTTTGAGGTGGTCATCCGCACAGCCAAGGCTCCGCTGAGCATCCGGGGGGATACCATTGAATACAACGCCACAACTTTTAAGGTACCGCCCGGCTCGACCGTCGAGGATTTGCTCCGCCGGCTGCCGGGCGTGCAGGTCGATGCCAATGGCAACATCAAAGCCCAGGGGCAGGATGTCAAGCGGCTCACCGTCGATGGCAAAACCTTCTTTGGCTCGGACCCCAAGATGGCCACCAAAAACCTGCAGGCCGAAGCCATCTCCAAGGTACAGGTGTTCAATGACCAGAGCGAAAAATCCAAGCTCACGGGGGTCGACGATGGCAGCAAACAGAAAACGATGAACCTGGAGCTGAAGGACGAATTCAAAAAAGGCGGTTTCGGGAAGGTGACAGCCAGCGGGGGGTCTGCGGTGCCCGCACCCGGCGCGGCAAAAGGAGCCCGCGGGGAGGTCAAAGCCAATTACAATAAATTTGACGCCAAGCGCCAGCTTTCGCTGATTGGACTGGTCAATAACACCAACCAGCAGGGCATGTCGTGGGATGATTACCAGGATTTTCGGGGCAGTAACGCGTTTAACTGGAATGACGATGCCGACTTTGGGTTTTCGGGCGGCTTCCGCTACTGGTCGGGCGAGGACGAGGATAATCTGGGCATTCCCATTGGGGGTGACCGGGGGCGGGGCTTTTCCAACAATGCTGCTATCGGGGCTAATTACAACTACGATACAAAGAAGAATAAATTTAGCAGCAGCTATTATTACTCCCAGACCCGTCAGCAACTCGAGGCCAAACGTTGGCAGCAAAACTTTTTCGATGGCGGTTTTTTGCAGAACGACGAACAAAGCAACCAGATCAACTTTACCGGCGCCCACCGCGTGACGCTGCGCTACGAACGACAGATTGACTCGCTGCAAACGCTGGTTTTTGTGAACAACAGCCGCCTGGGGGTGGGCAATTCGAGCCTGAGCAGCCTGACCAACGTGTTGGAGAATGGAATCAATCCTACGTCCCGCATCATCGTTAACAACGGCAACCGGGTCAACTCGTTCGGGACGGCCAACACGCTGCTGTACCGCCATAAATTCAAAAAGAAAGGACGGTCCTTTGCCGCCAGTGCCACCTATCAGCTAAACACCTCCGACGGCTCGGCGGACCTGACTTCGGACAACCAGTTTTTCCAGTCGACCACCGTCAACGCCTTTTTGCGGCAGATCCGCCAGCGCCAGTTGTCCCTGACCCAGCGCAGCCAGTACAAGGCCAATTTGCAGTACATCGAACCGATCAGCAAACGGATATTTTGGGAGAACTTTTACAACTTCAGTCTGCGCTACGACGAACTGGACCGGGATTCCTACAACCAGCAGGAGTCGGCCATGACCCGCAACGATACCCTGAGCCGGTATTACAAAAACAACTACCTGTACAACCGACTAGGTACCGGATTGCGCTATTCCTACAAAGGGCTGAACCTGTCGGTGGGCGGGGCTTACCAGCAGTTTGCGCTGGACGGCCGGTATGCAAGTGACGAAAGCGTGGTTCCGCTCAACCGCATCCAACGAACCTTCTCGACGTTTGTACCGAATGTGTCGCTGAACTACGACCTGAAAAACAATCGCTTTCTTTTCAGCAGTTACAGCATGGGCGTGCAGGTTCCTTCGTCCCGGGATTTGCAGCCGGTCATCGACATCAGCAATCCCCTCTACATTTCGGAAGGCAATCCCGATCTGCTGCCCGCTCTTAGTCACAACGTAAACGTGGGGTACAACATGTTTAACCCCGGCAGCTTTGTGAATATCTACGGCAACGTCTACTACAGCTACAACATCAACCAGATTGTGTACGGTCGCAACATTGACCCCACAACCGGTATTACCCGCACCCGGCCGGAAAACATCACGGGCGGACAGAACGCGGGAGCCTACATCGGGGGCGGTTTCCCGCTCAAAAAAACCAAGGCCACGTTGAATATGAGTTTGAGCGGAAACCTTGGCCGGTCGTTGACGCCCATCAACAACGTGCTCTACCAGACCCATAACCGCAGCATCAGCTTCGGCCCCCGGCTGGAATTGACGCCCGGTGATAAGCTGACGTTTTACGCCAACGCGGACTGGAACATCGGGCATACCCGCTACGACCTGATGGCCTCCCAAAACCAGCGCATCATCAACAACACGTACGGGGCCACGGTAACGGGTAAGCTGTCCCACGAATTTTACCTGACTTCCAACCTGAATTACTCGATTTACCGCAACCCCACCTTTGGCTTTGATCAGCGGATACCGATCTGGAATGCGTCGGTTTACAAAATCATGGGCAAGTCGAAGAAAGCCGAGGTCCGCCTGTCGGCCTATGACATGCTCAACCGCAATCTGGGCATTTCCCAGAACGCCAGTTTGAACTTTGTCTCCGGCGAGCGGGTCCAAACGCTGGCCCGTTACTTTCTCCTGAGCTTTACCTACAACATGCGGGGTGTCTCCACGGGCAACATCAAACAACGCTGGTTTTAA
- a CDS encoding carboxymuconolactone decarboxylase family protein, which translates to MAEYQTPKDRAYTETLINSAPKEAAAFLNLKYTAERKDGVIPVKYRELMSVAVALTTQCAYCIESHINNAVQAGATREEIAETVFIAAAIRAGGAVGNGLMAMRLFEEASTTNR; encoded by the coding sequence ATGGCCGAGTACCAAACTCCGAAAGACCGTGCGTACACGGAAACCCTGATTAATTCGGCTCCCAAAGAGGCTGCCGCTTTCCTGAACCTTAAGTATACCGCCGAACGCAAGGACGGGGTGATTCCTGTCAAGTACCGGGAGCTGATGTCGGTGGCGGTCGCCCTAACCACCCAGTGCGCATACTGCATTGAATCCCACATCAACAATGCCGTGCAGGCGGGTGCCACGCGCGAAGAGATTGCCGAAACCGTGTTTATTGCGGCTGCAATCCGGGCGGGTGGTGCCGTTGGGAACGGCCTGATGGCGATGCGTCTGTTCGAAGAGGCCAGCACGACCAACCGCTAA
- a CDS encoding PadR family transcriptional regulator: MKGTQLGEFEELVLLTVARLYDDAYSVAVIEELGRRLERPMSLGAVHRTMQRLEEKGLVHSRFGDATAERGGRRKRLFTVTAAGEQALVEARRLRNELWSEIPKTAFGGPTV; encoded by the coding sequence ATGAAAGGCACTCAACTGGGCGAATTTGAAGAGTTGGTTTTACTAACCGTCGCCCGGCTGTACGATGATGCGTACAGCGTCGCGGTGATCGAGGAACTGGGCCGGCGCCTGGAGCGACCCATGAGCCTGGGGGCCGTTCACCGCACAATGCAGCGGCTGGAAGAGAAGGGTCTCGTCCACTCCCGCTTCGGAGACGCAACGGCCGAGCGGGGCGGCCGGCGCAAACGGCTGTTTACCGTCACGGCCGCCGGGGAGCAGGCGCTGGTGGAAGCCCGTCGACTCCGGAATGAATTGTGGTCGGAGATTCCTAAAACCGCTTTTGGCGGGCCAACGGTATGA